The Flavobacterium faecale genome has a segment encoding these proteins:
- a CDS encoding MotA/TolQ/ExbB proton channel family protein — translation MSLLLQADTLSVANENLAEAVPVEKTLSIIELLTSGGLAGQIIMTALFLMLFVALYLYFERLMAINEASKMDNGFMSQIRDNIRNGRIDNAKMTCAHSKSPVARLIEKGISRIGKPLDDINTAIENAGKLEIYKLEKNVSMLATISGAGPMTGFLGTVVGMIQAFHKMATAGGQIEVGALSEGIYTAMTTTVVGLVVGLIAFIGYNHLIVKTDKIVHQMEANAVDFLDLLNDPA, via the coding sequence ATGAGTTTATTGTTACAAGCAGACACTTTATCTGTTGCAAATGAAAATTTAGCCGAAGCGGTTCCAGTAGAAAAAACACTGTCTATCATAGAGTTACTAACAAGCGGAGGACTTGCAGGACAAATCATCATGACTGCCTTATTCTTAATGCTATTTGTTGCACTATATCTCTACTTTGAGAGGTTAATGGCAATTAACGAAGCTTCTAAAATGGATAATGGTTTCATGAGTCAAATTAGAGACAATATTCGTAACGGACGGATAGATAACGCAAAAATGACTTGTGCACACTCGAAATCACCCGTGGCTCGATTGATCGAAAAAGGAATTTCGAGAATTGGAAAACCTTTAGACGATATCAATACTGCAATTGAAAACGCAGGAAAATTGGAGATTTACAAACTTGAAAAAAATGTTAGTATGCTAGCCACTATATCAGGAGCAGGACCAATGACTGGTTTCCTTGGTACCGTAGTGGGTATGATTCAAGCGTTTCACAAAATGGCAACTGCCGGAGGACAAATTGAAGTTGGAGCACTTTCAGAAGGAATTTATACGGCAATGACAACAACAGTAGTGGGACTTGTAGTAGGACTTATTGCCTTCATTGGATACAATCACCTTATTGTAAAAACAGACAAAATTGTACACCAAATGGAAGCAAATGCTGTAGACTTCTTGGACTTATTAAATGACCCCGCATAA
- a CDS encoding tetratricopeptide repeat protein: MYTFISFRLFLHGDKKGDNTKKITQLTNKQLIKYFYLLFLVLFISSANAQPFFKREMMKEDPIPKKSALSASQKIKIHEAYLKNAIASKNELHQLYGYFFLFADHYNSSEYLATNDYLLKAEVLISKYNRPDWQAAYHIRKALVFDIKSNSKAALKEYLLAYDKATIAKDSLYMAEILEQISATYGEVDNYPEAEKYFARAEKMMPKFADKEQIAQAYNNYSNLKCYQNDQKAGLKYIEIAISIIRELKDPYIESMYQNNKAIIWTEMEQYDKAEILFKKLEIQNKNNNWKDRQVQNFLTQAVLYESWGKYQKAIEYYIKHYELKDEIEGNEVNEKMSDLEKQFLNEKKENIIKDSQIKLHESERRIILLLLALSISFIAIATITLLLKKQKKETQYQLETKIAALNEVTALLIEKNRTALQQKSEDKLDSTEEQSSETFLNKKILTDSDWSTFKTYFENAYPNYIKKVRDQYPKITAGEERLFLCLKLNLKNKEIATILGISNDSVKKSRNRLRKKMGLDLDANLNEYILNF, from the coding sequence ATGTACACTTTCATCAGTTTTAGACTATTTTTGCATGGTGACAAAAAGGGTGACAATACCAAAAAAATAACACAACTAACTAACAAACAATTGATTAAATATTTCTACCTTCTTTTTTTAGTTTTATTCATTTCAAGTGCAAATGCGCAACCTTTTTTCAAAAGAGAAATGATGAAAGAGGATCCCATCCCAAAAAAATCGGCTCTTAGTGCGAGTCAAAAAATAAAAATTCATGAAGCCTATCTCAAAAATGCTATAGCCTCAAAAAACGAATTACACCAATTATATGGTTACTTTTTTTTGTTTGCAGACCACTACAACAGCAGTGAATATCTTGCCACCAATGATTATTTACTAAAAGCAGAAGTTTTAATTTCGAAATACAATCGCCCTGACTGGCAAGCCGCCTATCATATTCGAAAAGCATTGGTATTCGATATAAAAAGCAACTCAAAAGCGGCACTCAAAGAATACTTATTGGCTTACGACAAAGCAACAATTGCCAAGGACAGCTTGTATATGGCAGAAATTCTAGAGCAAATAAGTGCTACCTACGGCGAAGTAGATAATTATCCTGAAGCAGAAAAATACTTTGCCCGAGCAGAAAAGATGATGCCTAAATTTGCCGATAAAGAGCAAATTGCACAAGCATACAATAATTACAGCAACCTAAAATGCTATCAAAATGACCAAAAAGCTGGTTTAAAATATATCGAAATTGCAATTTCTATAATCAGAGAGTTGAAAGATCCATACATTGAAAGTATGTACCAGAATAACAAAGCGATTATTTGGACCGAAATGGAACAATATGACAAAGCAGAAATCTTGTTCAAAAAGCTCGAAATTCAAAACAAAAATAATAATTGGAAAGACAGGCAAGTTCAAAACTTTCTCACACAAGCGGTCCTGTATGAGTCTTGGGGCAAATACCAAAAAGCTATTGAATATTACATTAAACACTATGAATTAAAAGACGAAATAGAGGGAAATGAAGTCAACGAAAAGATGTCTGACCTAGAAAAACAATTCTTAAACGAAAAAAAAGAAAACATCATTAAGGACAGCCAAATTAAGCTACATGAGTCTGAACGTCGCATTATCCTATTATTATTGGCGCTATCCATTTCGTTCATCGCTATTGCCACTATCACCTTATTATTAAAAAAGCAAAAAAAAGAAACGCAGTACCAACTGGAAACAAAAATTGCCGCCCTTAATGAAGTCACCGCTTTATTGATCGAAAAAAACAGAACGGCACTACAACAAAAATCAGAAGACAAATTGGACTCCACAGAAGAGCAATCATCAGAAACTTTTTTGAATAAAAAAATCCTAACCGATTCCGATTGGTCCACGTTTAAAACGTATTTCGAAAATGCTTATCCTAATTACATCAAAAAAGTACGCGACCAATACCCTAAAATTACAGCTGGTGAAGAGCGACTTTTTTTATGCCTTAAACTAAATTTAAAAAATAAAGAAATCGCCACAATCCTTGGAATATCAAACGATAGTGTTAAAAAAAGTAGAAACAGACTCCGTAAAAAAATGGGTCTAGATCTAGATGCTAACTTAAACGAATACATTCTAAATTTTTGA
- a CDS encoding zinc-dependent metalloprotease, giving the protein MKKTLLSVVFVLSFIMQLQSQTVSYWTEVQTSKVSKLARKNASEKKEGEKYFQLNAAVLQQKLAAVTGKTVKPAAMEITVPNAKGTMESYKVIESSNFDPELQAKFPSIRAYVGQGISDKTATIHFSLSPLGFQSVVFRGENATEFIEGYDKSAAAYVVFDSNKSISGKAGFKCTTPEAKVSSSSKKSTNRTTSSAQSYKTLRLALSCNGEYAQHFGGTVEGALAGMNASITRINGIFEKDFAVHMNLIANNEQLIYLDATTDPYSDAVDGTQNDLWNKEVQNTLSSTIGNAAYDIGHLYCKTGGGGNAGCIGCICVDDDVTNLTDINKGGGYTSPESDTAAPEGDVFDFDFAAHEFGHQLGANHTFSYNFEESVAQIEPGSGCTTMGYAGVTDWDVQPHNMRNFAYVSIKQVQENLATKTCPISMSTTNVAPVVNAGGDYAIPKGTAFILTGTGTDADASDVLTYSWEQNDVSTDDTKQANSMTYDTKVEGPTFRIQEPSLSPVRYMPKLTSVLAGKLGRMINDAKDVEFESVSNVARDLNFTFTARDNHPGEGQTKTAAMKVSVVTSAGPFVVTSQNVDGQTFSGGSSQTISWDVNNTASLDGSSMVSIMMSIDGGTTFTTTLASSVANSGTAVVTLPNVNATNCRIMVKPTANIYYAVNAKSFEITNTLSTVANALDQFALYPNTNHGTFTVNFGSKNSDDTLITVSDVLGKQVYSQRFKNNTASFSERIELSTVQNGFYFVTVQNGKNKEVRKILVN; this is encoded by the coding sequence ATGAAAAAAACATTACTTAGTGTGGTCTTTGTGTTGTCGTTCATTATGCAATTACAATCTCAAACCGTTTCTTATTGGACGGAAGTGCAAACCTCAAAAGTTTCTAAATTGGCTCGTAAAAATGCTAGTGAGAAAAAAGAGGGAGAAAAATATTTTCAGTTAAATGCTGCTGTTTTACAACAAAAACTTGCTGCCGTAACTGGTAAAACAGTAAAACCTGCTGCTATGGAGATTACAGTTCCAAATGCTAAAGGAACAATGGAAAGTTATAAAGTGATCGAAAGTTCTAATTTTGATCCAGAATTGCAAGCTAAATTCCCAAGTATTCGTGCCTATGTAGGTCAAGGAATTTCAGATAAAACAGCTACGATACATTTTAGTTTGTCTCCATTGGGTTTTCAATCTGTAGTTTTTAGAGGTGAGAATGCAACTGAGTTTATTGAAGGGTATGATAAATCGGCTGCAGCTTATGTTGTTTTCGATTCGAATAAAAGTATTTCTGGTAAAGCAGGTTTTAAATGTACAACGCCAGAAGCAAAAGTAAGTTCAAGTTCTAAAAAAAGTACAAATAGAACAACGTCTAGCGCACAATCATACAAAACATTACGATTGGCTTTGTCATGTAACGGAGAATATGCACAGCATTTTGGAGGAACTGTTGAAGGTGCTTTGGCTGGAATGAATGCTTCGATTACAAGAATCAATGGAATTTTCGAAAAAGATTTTGCTGTTCACATGAATTTGATCGCCAACAATGAGCAATTGATTTATTTAGATGCAACTACAGATCCTTATTCTGATGCAGTTGATGGAACACAAAATGATCTTTGGAACAAAGAAGTTCAAAATACGCTTTCGTCAACTATTGGTAATGCAGCTTATGATATAGGTCATTTATACTGCAAAACTGGTGGTGGAGGAAATGCAGGTTGTATTGGTTGTATTTGTGTTGATGATGATGTGACGAACTTGACAGATATTAACAAAGGAGGAGGATATACTTCGCCAGAATCGGATACAGCTGCGCCAGAAGGTGATGTTTTTGATTTTGATTTTGCAGCACATGAGTTTGGACATCAATTGGGTGCCAACCATACTTTTAGTTATAATTTTGAAGAGTCTGTAGCGCAAATAGAACCAGGTAGTGGTTGTACTACAATGGGGTATGCAGGAGTTACAGATTGGGATGTGCAACCGCACAACATGCGTAACTTTGCTTATGTAAGTATCAAACAGGTACAAGAAAATTTGGCTACAAAAACATGTCCAATTTCTATGTCTACAACTAATGTAGCACCTGTTGTGAATGCTGGTGGAGATTATGCAATTCCAAAAGGGACTGCTTTTATTTTGACAGGAACGGGTACAGATGCGGACGCATCAGATGTGTTGACTTATAGCTGGGAGCAAAATGATGTAAGTACCGATGATACTAAACAAGCAAACAGTATGACCTATGATACGAAAGTAGAAGGGCCAACTTTTAGAATTCAAGAGCCATCTTTGTCACCTGTGCGTTACATGCCAAAATTAACTAGTGTATTAGCGGGTAAATTGGGTAGGATGATTAATGATGCGAAAGATGTTGAATTTGAATCGGTTTCGAATGTTGCAAGAGACTTGAACTTTACTTTTACTGCAAGAGATAATCATCCAGGTGAAGGGCAAACAAAGACAGCAGCTATGAAGGTTTCTGTAGTTACATCTGCTGGACCGTTTGTGGTTACTTCTCAAAACGTTGATGGACAAACTTTCTCAGGAGGTTCTTCACAAACTATTTCATGGGATGTTAATAATACAGCGAGTTTGGATGGTTCATCAATGGTTTCTATCATGATGTCTATTGATGGAGGAACTACTTTTACAACAACTTTGGCTTCGTCTGTAGCAAATTCAGGAACGGCAGTAGTTACTTTACCAAATGTAAATGCTACTAACTGTCGCATTATGGTTAAGCCTACAGCAAATATTTACTATGCTGTCAATGCAAAATCATTTGAGATTACAAATACATTATCAACGGTTGCGAACGCATTAGACCAATTTGCTTTGTACCCAAACACCAATCATGGAACTTTTACAGTGAATTTTGGTTCAAAAAACAGTGACGATACTTTGATTACAGTATCAGATGTTTTGGGTAAACAAGTCTATAGCCAACGTTTCAAAAATAATACTGCTTCGTTTTCTGAACGTATTGAACTTTCAACTGTTCAAAATGGTTTCTATTTTGTAACCGTTCAAAACGGAAAAAACAAAGAAGTAAGAAAGATTTTAGTGAATTAA
- a CDS encoding anhydro-N-acetylmuramic acid kinase gives MTHKQKYHVLGIMSGTSLDGVDLAEIAFSIDNGQWDFEILQSETVGYNGAWLSILKNAVTFSHPQLKELNRDYTQLLSGIINDFITKYKIENLDAVCSHGHTILHQPQDGYTLQIGNLPEIATLLNQTVVCDFRVQDVAFGGQGAPLVPIGDKILFSKYDYCMNLGGFSNISFEEDGKRVAFDISPTNTILNYYANQLQLDYDDKGSIARTGEIDQTLLEELNALDFYQKTYPKSLGFEFVKEIVLPIMESYAILPKNKLATFVEHIAVQTAVALPKRSGTLLVTGGGAYNDFLIERIKAYLPNMEIVIPENKILEYKEAVIFGLLGVLKLRNEINVLSSVTGASKDHSSGVIF, from the coding sequence ATGACACATAAACAGAAATATCACGTACTCGGAATCATGTCGGGTACCTCTTTGGATGGCGTAGATTTAGCCGAAATAGCGTTCTCGATCGATAATGGACAGTGGGATTTTGAAATACTTCAAAGCGAAACAGTAGGATATAATGGCGCATGGCTTTCGATCTTAAAAAATGCAGTTACTTTTTCACATCCTCAATTAAAAGAACTCAACCGTGATTACACACAACTCTTGTCGGGTATCATTAATGACTTTATAACAAAATACAAGATTGAAAACTTAGATGCCGTATGCTCTCACGGGCACACGATTTTGCACCAACCACAAGATGGCTATACACTGCAAATAGGTAACCTACCCGAAATTGCAACACTTTTAAACCAAACCGTAGTTTGCGATTTTAGAGTTCAAGATGTAGCTTTTGGTGGTCAAGGCGCCCCTCTAGTTCCAATTGGTGATAAAATTTTATTTTCGAAATATGATTATTGCATGAACCTTGGAGGTTTCTCAAATATATCTTTCGAAGAAGATGGCAAACGAGTGGCATTCGATATTTCTCCAACGAACACCATCCTTAATTATTATGCTAACCAATTACAACTGGATTATGATGATAAAGGAAGCATTGCCCGAACAGGTGAAATTGACCAGACTTTACTCGAAGAATTAAATGCTTTGGATTTTTACCAAAAAACCTATCCAAAATCACTGGGTTTCGAATTTGTAAAAGAAATTGTTTTACCTATTATGGAATCTTACGCTATTTTGCCAAAAAACAAATTAGCCACTTTTGTAGAGCATATTGCTGTTCAAACTGCTGTTGCCTTACCTAAAAGATCTGGAACACTATTGGTCACTGGCGGTGGTGCTTATAATGATTTTTTAATCGAAAGAATTAAAGCATACCTACCAAATATGGAAATAGTTATCCCAGAGAATAAAATATTAGAATATAAGGAAGCGGTGATATTTGGATTGTTGGGCGTTTTAAAGCTTCGCAACGAAATTAATGTTTTGAGCAGTGTCACAGGAGCATCCAAAGACCATAGTTCTGGAGTGATTTTTTAG
- a CDS encoding acyl-CoA dehydrogenase, with protein sequence MDFNLSEEQLMIQQAARDFAQTELLPGVIERDEHSKFPTEQVKKLAELGFLGMVVSPEYGGAGLDNLSYVLALVELAKVDASAAVIMSVNNSLVCAGMEKYCNEEQKQKYLVPLAKGEVLGAFCLSEPEAGSDATSQKTTAIDKGDYYLLNGTKNWITNGSSASTYLVIAQTDIEKGHKGINAFIVEKGWAGFDIGPKEKKMGIRGSDTHSLMFNDVKVPKENRIGADGFGFQFAMQVLNGGRIGISAQALGIATGAYDLALAYSQQRKAFGKEIFKHQAIAFKLADMATQIMAAKMLCYKAATEKDAGQDITQSGAMAKLYASQTAMDVTIEAVQIHGGNGYVSEYHVERMMRDAKITQIYEGTSEIQKIVISRTLVS encoded by the coding sequence ATGGATTTTAATTTATCAGAAGAGCAGTTAATGATTCAGCAAGCAGCAAGAGATTTTGCTCAAACCGAGTTGTTGCCTGGCGTTATTGAAAGGGATGAACATTCAAAATTCCCTACAGAACAAGTCAAGAAATTGGCTGAATTAGGCTTTTTGGGGATGGTTGTTTCTCCAGAATACGGAGGTGCAGGATTGGACAATTTGTCCTATGTCTTGGCATTGGTCGAATTGGCAAAAGTAGATGCTTCGGCTGCGGTAATCATGTCTGTCAACAATTCATTGGTTTGCGCCGGAATGGAAAAATATTGTAACGAAGAACAAAAACAAAAATATTTGGTACCACTTGCCAAAGGAGAAGTTTTAGGAGCGTTTTGTTTATCAGAACCAGAAGCAGGTTCAGATGCAACCTCACAAAAAACGACAGCCATTGACAAAGGAGATTATTATTTGTTGAACGGAACCAAAAACTGGATTACAAACGGATCATCTGCCTCAACTTATTTGGTGATAGCACAAACAGATATTGAAAAAGGACATAAAGGAATTAATGCTTTTATTGTCGAAAAAGGGTGGGCTGGTTTTGATATTGGTCCCAAAGAAAAGAAAATGGGAATCAGGGGATCTGATACGCATTCACTTATGTTTAATGATGTAAAGGTGCCTAAGGAAAATAGAATCGGAGCTGATGGTTTTGGTTTTCAATTTGCGATGCAAGTACTTAATGGTGGTCGAATCGGAATATCTGCGCAAGCACTTGGTATAGCAACTGGAGCCTATGATTTGGCTTTGGCCTATTCGCAACAGCGTAAAGCCTTTGGTAAAGAAATTTTTAAACACCAAGCAATTGCCTTTAAACTGGCAGATATGGCAACCCAAATTATGGCTGCCAAAATGTTGTGTTACAAAGCCGCTACCGAAAAAGATGCAGGTCAAGATATTACCCAATCTGGGGCGATGGCCAAATTGTATGCTTCGCAAACAGCAATGGATGTAACCATCGAAGCGGTTCAAATTCACGGAGGTAATGGATACGTATCTGAGTATCATGTGGAACGCATGATGCGTGACGCCAAGATCACACAGATATATGAGGGTACATCTGAGATTCAAAAAATTGTAATTTCCAGAACTTTAGTTTCTTAA
- a CDS encoding YHS domain-containing (seleno)protein, with product MKKQIVVLIMFFFSTLTFAQKESQRKEQFNLEQSVAIQGYDPVAYFTDSKGVKGKKEISTSYKGVEYHFASVAHKALFLKNPTHYEPEYGGWCAYAMGLNGEKVAIDPKTFKIVDGKLYLFYNAFFNNTLKDWNKNELKLKMKADTYWQKITQ from the coding sequence ATGAAAAAGCAAATTGTAGTATTGATCATGTTTTTCTTTTCTACTTTGACTTTCGCTCAAAAAGAAAGCCAACGAAAAGAACAGTTTAATTTGGAGCAGTCAGTTGCTATTCAAGGATACGATCCTGTAGCTTATTTTACAGATTCGAAAGGAGTGAAGGGTAAAAAAGAAATTAGTACGAGTTATAAGGGAGTCGAGTATCACTTTGCTTCGGTAGCGCACAAAGCTTTGTTCTTGAAAAACCCCACTCACTATGAGCCAGAATATGGTGGTTGGTGTGCCTACGCAATGGGACTCAATGGCGAAAAAGTTGCAATTGACCCTAAAACATTCAAAATCGTAGACGGAAAATTGTATTTGTTCTACAATGCTTTTTTCAATAATACCCTAAAAGATTGGAACAAAAATGAGTTGAAGTTAAAAATGAAGGCCGATACCTATTGGCAGAAAATTACTCAGTAA
- a CDS encoding NRDE family protein: protein MCTVSFVKTGDKVIITSNRDESVIRLSALYPAKYFLNNKTVLYPKDPKAGGTWYVVDEKGTVLVLLNGAQEKHVISPPYRKSRGLIVLDMIGSDSPIEYWGTLDLEAIEPFTLVLFQNEKLYQLRWNGTQKETTALDTNKSHIWASSTLYPAEVRQKRAQLFQEFLAKNQKITAQDLYQFHRYTDPDNLENGLVIDRDGALKTLSITQTVIEASALHLSYYDLIKNEQAHSDFSII, encoded by the coding sequence ATGTGCACAGTAAGTTTTGTAAAAACAGGAGATAAAGTCATTATTACCTCCAATCGTGATGAAAGTGTGATTCGGTTGAGTGCTCTTTATCCAGCTAAATATTTTTTGAACAATAAAACCGTTTTATACCCCAAAGATCCCAAAGCAGGCGGTACTTGGTATGTGGTAGACGAAAAAGGGACTGTGTTAGTTTTGCTAAATGGAGCACAAGAAAAGCATGTAATATCTCCTCCCTATCGCAAAAGTAGAGGATTAATCGTTTTGGACATGATTGGCAGTGATTCGCCAATTGAATATTGGGGAACACTAGATCTAGAGGCGATTGAACCTTTTACTTTGGTACTTTTTCAAAACGAAAAATTATACCAATTGCGTTGGAATGGAACACAAAAGGAGACAACGGCATTGGATACAAATAAAAGCCATATTTGGGCATCTTCAACCTTATATCCTGCTGAAGTGCGACAAAAACGAGCACAGTTGTTTCAAGAGTTTTTGGCTAAAAACCAAAAAATAACAGCTCAAGATTTATATCAATTTCACCGCTATACCGATCCCGATAATCTCGAAAATGGTTTGGTCATTGATCGGGATGGTGCTTTGAAAACCTTGAGTATTACCCAAACGGTGATAGAAGCAAGTGCGCTACACCTTAGTTATTATGATTTGATCAAGAACGAGCAAGCTCATTCTGATTTTAGTATTATTTAA
- a CDS encoding D-alanine--D-alanine ligase yields MTTYNRLSLSIHKITHWEYWPYQLVYIPISFLWLYYIIKARSFFFFTASNPTIKNGGFVMESKKEIYDIIPPQFYPKTELVKEGTVWSEIENRLVQSGIQFPFIAKPDIGLRGSAVKKIDTIKDLEAYARKANFDFLLQDTIPYANEVGIFYIRYPNQKTGEITGIVSKEFLVVTGDGKSTTRALLSQNPRYALQLTVLQKEYGDALNEILPIGQKLNLVPYGNHARGAKFVDGKEWISPALETVLNTVCTQIPGFYFGRLDVMYHNLEDLQQGKNFSIVELNGAGSEPTHIYDPKHSLFFAWKELARHLGYLYQISVQNHKLGIAYLSYKEGMQQMRLHFEQSSKIVNF; encoded by the coding sequence TTGACTACCTATAATCGCTTGTCGCTTTCTATACATAAAATAACCCATTGGGAATATTGGCCGTACCAATTGGTATACATTCCGATTTCATTTTTGTGGCTCTATTACATTATCAAAGCGAGATCCTTTTTCTTTTTTACAGCCTCTAATCCTACTATCAAGAATGGTGGTTTTGTAATGGAATCCAAAAAAGAAATTTATGATATTATTCCGCCACAGTTCTACCCTAAAACCGAATTGGTGAAAGAGGGTACAGTTTGGAGCGAAATAGAAAACAGATTGGTGCAATCGGGTATTCAGTTTCCGTTTATTGCTAAGCCAGATATTGGTTTGCGCGGATCGGCAGTCAAAAAAATCGATACTATTAAAGATTTGGAAGCGTACGCTCGTAAAGCTAATTTTGATTTCTTATTGCAAGATACGATTCCGTATGCAAACGAAGTCGGAATCTTTTACATTCGTTATCCCAATCAAAAAACAGGGGAAATTACCGGAATCGTTTCCAAAGAATTTCTTGTTGTAACCGGTGACGGCAAGTCGACCACTAGAGCATTATTGAGTCAGAATCCTAGATATGCTTTACAACTTACCGTTTTGCAAAAAGAATATGGTGATGCTTTGAACGAAATATTACCTATCGGGCAAAAACTAAATCTCGTTCCTTATGGAAATCATGCCCGAGGAGCAAAATTTGTAGACGGAAAGGAATGGATAAGTCCGGCCTTGGAGACTGTTTTAAACACAGTTTGCACACAAATCCCTGGTTTCTATTTTGGACGTTTGGATGTCATGTACCACAATTTAGAAGATTTGCAGCAAGGAAAAAATTTTTCGATCGTAGAACTCAATGGCGCGGGTAGCGAGCCTACACATATATACGACCCAAAACATTCGCTGTTTTTTGCTTGGAAAGAGTTAGCGAGACATTTAGGATACTTGTACCAAATCAGTGTGCAGAACCACAAATTAGGAATCGCTTATTTATCATACAAAGAAGGTATGCAGCAAATGCGATTGCATTTTGAGCAATCGTCCAAAATTGTAAATTTCTAG
- a CDS encoding SDR family NAD(P)-dependent oxidoreductase — protein sequence MKNIIITGTSRGIGYELALQFANAGHQVLALSRKTPHVLLEHKNISCLSVDLSTEDDLEKITNFISTTWDKIDAVVHNAGSLVNKPFGDLTQADFEYVYKVNVFGVANLTRICIPFLPKGSHVVTISSMGGIQGSLKFPGLAAYSSSKGAVITLSELLAEEYKEQGIAFNVLALGAVQTEMLAEAFPGYQAPVSADEIANYICDFTLTGNKFFNGRVIQVTSSNP from the coding sequence ATGAAGAATATTATTATCACAGGAACTAGTCGCGGAATAGGGTATGAGCTTGCATTGCAATTTGCAAATGCCGGACATCAAGTCCTAGCATTATCAAGAAAAACACCTCACGTGTTGCTAGAACACAAAAATATTAGTTGTTTATCTGTTGATTTATCCACAGAAGACGATTTAGAAAAAATCACCAATTTTATAAGCACTACTTGGGACAAAATAGATGCAGTCGTTCATAATGCAGGTAGTTTGGTCAACAAACCGTTTGGGGACTTAACCCAAGCCGATTTTGAGTACGTATACAAAGTAAATGTTTTTGGAGTAGCCAATTTGACTCGTATTTGTATTCCGTTTTTGCCCAAAGGGAGTCATGTAGTCACGATAAGTTCCATGGGCGGAATCCAAGGATCCTTAAAATTCCCAGGATTAGCAGCATATAGCTCAAGTAAAGGCGCAGTAATCACACTATCAGAACTGTTGGCAGAAGAGTACAAAGAGCAAGGAATAGCCTTCAATGTTTTGGCACTTGGCGCAGTTCAAACCGAAATGCTGGCAGAAGCTTTCCCAGGTTATCAGGCGCCAGTATCAGCAGATGAAATTGCAAATTACATTTGTGATTTTACACTTACTGGAAACAAGTTTTTTAACGGTAGAGTAATTCAGGTTACCTCTTCAAATCCTTAA
- a CDS encoding SprT-like domain-containing protein gives MEGTLAKYIPEFAVSPAFELIVTHGVHLKIVNERATRHGDYRKALNGKHEITVNGSLNKYRFLVTLIHEIAHLVAFEKYGRNIKPHGNEWKHTFQQLMVPYIRPEIFPNQLLPLLARHFRNPSASSDTDTTLSLALKQFDAQKDNANYVFEIPYGTVFRIKNGKVFKKMAVRTKRFECIEISSGKTYLFNPNAEVEIIQM, from the coding sequence TTGGAAGGAACCTTAGCCAAATACATTCCAGAATTCGCGGTCAGCCCAGCCTTTGAGTTGATCGTGACACATGGCGTGCATTTAAAAATCGTCAACGAGCGCGCCACGCGCCATGGCGATTACCGCAAAGCCCTCAATGGCAAACATGAAATCACCGTCAACGGCAGTTTGAATAAGTACCGTTTTCTGGTCACGCTCATACATGAGATCGCGCACTTGGTCGCCTTTGAGAAATACGGACGCAACATCAAACCACATGGAAACGAGTGGAAGCACACCTTTCAGCAATTGATGGTACCCTATATTCGGCCAGAGATTTTCCCCAATCAATTATTGCCACTTTTGGCTCGACACTTCAGAAATCCCTCTGCCAGCAGTGATACCGACACCACCTTGTCTTTGGCACTCAAACAATTTGATGCACAAAAAGACAACGCAAATTACGTCTTCGAAATTCCGTATGGGACTGTGTTCCGCATCAAAAACGGAAAAGTATTTAAAAAAATGGCTGTTCGCACCAAACGCTTCGAGTGCATCGAAATCAGTTCAGGCAAAACCTATTTATTCAATCCCAACGCAGAGGTAGAAATAATTCAAATGTAG